From Deltaproteobacteria bacterium:
TTTCCAAGGCATCTAAGGGATGATATATTATACTTAATATAAGTAGGAGTTCACCTTGCATTCCTCAGCGAACGATCTTCTGCCGCCGCGCCTTCGTCGTGCCTTGGCAAAGCTTGGCAGCGACATCAGCCTGGCGAGGCGAAAGCGTCGCCTAACTATAGCAATGATGACGGAGCGTATAGGTGTATCGAAGCAAACCTATCAGCGCGTCGAGCGCGGGGACCCAACCGTTGCTATGGGTACTTATGCACTCACTATATTCGTCCTGGGACTTGGAGAGAAGCCTTTCGATTTTGCCGACCCAAGTCAAGACGAGCAAGGGCTTCTGATGGATGCTGAGAGGATTCCAAAGCGTGTTCGTGCGAAAAAGGGGCTCACATCGCGATGAAACGCTCAATCGAAGTCCATCTCGGTGAAAAAGCGCAAC
This genomic window contains:
- a CDS encoding helix-turn-helix transcriptional regulator, with the translated sequence MHSSANDLLPPRLRRALAKLGSDISLARRKRRLTIAMMTERIGVSKQTYQRVERGDPTVAMGTYALTIFVLGLGEKPFDFADPSQDEQGLLMDAERIPKRVRAKKGLTSR